One genomic window of Burkholderia plantarii includes the following:
- a CDS encoding tyrosine-type recombinase/integrase, which yields MTRALRRLHEQLPDLEESARRQLAATSPHAFRHTFGTQSAAAGMAIEVLQQVLGHGSLQTTTIYVNAEQQRMRLESAKYHARLAARRAK from the coding sequence GTGACGCGGGCGCTCAGGCGCCTGCACGAGCAACTGCCGGACCTTGAGGAGTCGGCCCGCCGGCAGCTGGCCGCGACCTCGCCGCACGCGTTTCGGCACACGTTTGGGACGCAGTCGGCCGCGGCCGGCATGGCGATCGAGGTCCTGCAGCAGGTGCTGGGCCATGGCTCGCTGCAAACCACCACGATCTATGTCAACGCCGAGCAGCAGCGCATGCGCCTGGAGAGCGCGAAGTATCATGCGCGCTTGGCCGCACGCCGAGCCAAGTGA
- a CDS encoding DUF1173 family protein yields the protein MIEIRIGTRRVPQEEILDDPSKFQDLLEPAHSDHREIKCLCSSSAPPLVVRSVKAGYILARWPRSGPLHNKDTCRFHAAAPNSLSPVAGDLRSAFCATDEGLDIKLDFNLAVRNEPIAPRGEPGVGANGGGATTSRASVGLLAMLEYLWEQSSLHKWLGDGTRRNWSTCYSMLVSTAGQGKINGRSMANVLHIMEPFDESKKREIDADLDVFISGLGNNGNVDRRGIIIGEIKSLTPTKKGDRFKITLKNSSIGNIFVSKNIYDNAQKSYKAAIASIGTDNCKVVAIIYIKRLDSGFVDVLGLAAMMTNRVFIPCDSSYEMEMADRLVRDRRRFTKPLRHLDKAPVHPDFILDDVRSSTVIEVWGMAGLQEYETRKQEKIKHYQDTGTECIGWEPAKATIESIKLPSPVTRL from the coding sequence ATGATTGAGATCCGCATTGGAACAAGGCGCGTCCCTCAAGAAGAAATTCTCGATGACCCATCAAAATTTCAGGATCTACTTGAACCGGCGCATAGCGACCATCGGGAGATCAAGTGTTTGTGCAGTTCGTCAGCACCACCACTCGTCGTCCGCAGCGTAAAAGCTGGTTATATTCTGGCGCGGTGGCCACGATCTGGCCCTCTACACAATAAGGACACGTGCCGATTCCACGCGGCTGCGCCGAACTCCTTGTCGCCGGTAGCGGGAGATTTGAGATCGGCGTTCTGTGCGACCGACGAAGGCTTGGACATCAAACTCGACTTCAATCTCGCCGTGCGGAACGAGCCGATCGCGCCTCGCGGCGAGCCTGGCGTGGGTGCAAACGGCGGCGGCGCCACGACAAGTCGGGCGTCAGTTGGTCTTCTAGCGATGCTTGAATATCTGTGGGAGCAATCGAGCCTTCATAAATGGCTTGGCGACGGAACACGCCGAAATTGGTCGACGTGCTATTCGATGCTAGTTAGCACCGCCGGACAAGGGAAGATTAATGGAAGATCGATGGCAAATGTTCTCCATATCATGGAGCCGTTTGACGAGTCCAAAAAGCGGGAGATTGACGCAGATCTCGATGTCTTTATAAGCGGCTTGGGAAACAACGGGAATGTCGATCGACGCGGAATAATAATCGGAGAAATTAAGAGTTTGACACCAACAAAAAAAGGCGATCGATTCAAGATAACACTCAAGAACTCGAGCATCGGAAATATTTTTGTGTCGAAAAATATCTACGACAACGCCCAAAAGTCCTACAAAGCAGCCATAGCGTCAATTGGCACCGACAACTGCAAAGTCGTTGCCATTATCTACATTAAACGATTGGACAGCGGGTTTGTGGACGTTTTGGGCCTGGCCGCAATGATGACCAATCGAGTGTTTATTCCGTGCGATTCAAGCTATGAAATGGAAATGGCCGATCGACTTGTTCGTGACCGGAGGCGCTTCACGAAGCCTCTTCGACATCTCGACAAGGCACCGGTGCATCCCGATTTTATCCTGGACGACGTTCGGTCCTCGACTGTTATCGAAGTATGGGGAATGGCGGGACTCCAAGAGTACGAGACGAGAAAGCAGGAAAAAATAAAGCATTATCAAGATACCGGGACCGAATGTATCGGATGGGAACCCGCAAAAGCAACGATCGAATCGATCAAGCTTCCTTCGCCGGTGACGCGACTGTGA
- a CDS encoding ISNCY family transposase, with protein sequence MAATERITMTMRELDRFKVIQDVADGMLKPWRAAERLGLTTRQIRRLVGRLRDLGAPGLVSGRRSKPSNNRLDAVTADRAISIIRERYADFGPTLACEKLYECHGIRLAKETVRGLMTAAGLWVPRRQRPPKVYQPRARRACLGELIQIDGSEHAWFEQRAPQCTLLVYVDDATSRLMHLHFTVSESTFSYFEATRAYIELHGKPGAFYSDKASVFRSTSAGKTGNSVTHFGRAMYELNIDTFCANSSSAKGRVERAHLTLQDRLVKELRLKGISTVADANAYAPCYIAAYNARFAKPPRSTFDAHRPLRDDEDLDLLLTWRELRRVTKSLTVQYDRVLYLLDDTPANRKLIHRYIDVWEYPDGRIEIRADGQTLPCRQYDRLAEIDQGAVVEHKRLAHALQVAQALQAQRDNRRISGSPSRTNQGIEVRKPGRPPGTKKQREFTQADVEHVVVELSQRKTAPPRKPGRRSASDSGTGVSALPVKAPSFDTA encoded by the coding sequence ATGGCTGCAACGGAACGGATCACGATGACGATGCGCGAGCTGGACAGGTTCAAGGTCATTCAGGACGTGGCGGACGGCATGCTCAAGCCGTGGCGCGCCGCGGAACGGCTCGGGCTGACGACGCGGCAGATCCGCAGACTGGTCGGCAGGCTGCGTGATCTGGGTGCGCCGGGTCTCGTGTCGGGTCGTCGATCAAAGCCCAGCAACAACCGTCTGGATGCCGTGACGGCCGACCGTGCAATCTCGATCATCCGTGAGCGCTACGCAGATTTCGGGCCGACGCTGGCCTGCGAGAAGCTGTATGAGTGTCATGGCATTCGCCTGGCGAAGGAAACGGTGCGTGGGCTCATGACGGCCGCCGGCCTGTGGGTGCCGCGCCGCCAGCGTCCGCCGAAGGTCTACCAGCCGCGAGCGCGGCGCGCGTGCCTGGGCGAACTGATCCAGATCGACGGCAGCGAGCATGCGTGGTTCGAGCAGCGCGCACCGCAATGCACGCTGCTGGTGTACGTCGACGACGCGACGAGCCGGCTGATGCATCTGCACTTCACGGTGAGCGAATCGACGTTCAGCTACTTTGAGGCGACGCGCGCGTACATCGAGCTTCACGGCAAACCGGGCGCGTTCTACAGCGACAAGGCCAGTGTGTTTCGCAGCACGTCGGCCGGCAAGACGGGCAACAGTGTGACGCACTTTGGCCGGGCGATGTACGAGCTGAACATCGACACGTTCTGCGCGAACTCAAGTTCCGCGAAGGGACGCGTGGAGCGCGCGCACCTGACGCTGCAGGACCGGCTCGTCAAGGAGTTGCGTCTGAAGGGTATCAGCACGGTCGCCGACGCCAACGCGTACGCGCCCTGCTACATCGCGGCCTATAACGCGCGCTTTGCGAAGCCGCCGAGAAGCACGTTCGACGCGCACCGTCCGTTGCGTGACGATGAGGATCTGGATCTGCTGCTGACGTGGCGCGAACTGCGGCGCGTGACGAAGTCGCTGACGGTGCAGTACGACCGTGTGCTGTACCTGCTCGACGACACGCCGGCGAACCGCAAACTCATCCACCGGTATATCGACGTCTGGGAGTACCCGGACGGGCGCATCGAGATCCGGGCGGATGGCCAGACATTGCCCTGCCGGCAGTATGACCGGCTCGCGGAAATCGATCAGGGCGCGGTGGTCGAGCACAAGCGCCTGGCTCACGCGCTACAGGTCGCGCAGGCGCTGCAGGCGCAGCGTGACAACCGGCGCATCTCGGGCTCGCCATCGCGCACGAACCAGGGCATCGAAGTGCGCAAGCCCGGGCGTCCACCCGGTACAAAGAAACAGCGCGAGTTCACGCAGGCCGATGTCGAGCACGTAGTCGTGGAACTCTCGCAACGCAAGACCGCGCCACCGCGCAAACCTGGCCGGCGGTCCGCAAGCGACAGTGGAACAGGCGTAAGCGCCCTGCCCGTTAAGGCGCCATCCTTCGACACTGCGTGA